A genomic stretch from Schistosoma haematobium chromosome 2, whole genome shotgun sequence includes:
- the DNAI1 gene encoding cytoplasmic dynein with WD40 domain (EggNog:ENOG410WJCJ~COG:Z): MKLEFKRRVSKKQQRKSQQGVDEFESSLREDMDDYGVRAALKPEDQLQLSEQELKEEITRVLTSTNPHAPQNIVRYNFKDGQYIQVPQVDQMAIHFWHESYMLPLDSDEARRQIARDGIMQPEELQAEELNKEPAAAVRESDIQLPQKKVTNQFNFCERSTQTYNNPQRDRGSVTEPPPRANFSANVTQWSIYDDYIEDFDRQQEKNKDKKLLGVSHKQENKAHKKVILGDTQGDELSRFAQPLKIVERMINQNTHDEIAQDFKYYEDPSDEFRDNQGTLLPLWSFSFEKARKLAVTSLCWSSQYSDLFAVGHGSYDFLKQSNGLICAYTLKNPSYPEYYLETESGVLSLDLHPSLPYMLCVGFYDGAVGVYSILQHKNGPLYLSTARTGKHTDPVWEVRWQPNDSDANLNFFSVSADGRVTSWTLIKNDIGKFDAVILKMIANSKESIEQSRLITLDCGTAFDFHRTQNHIFLVATEEGMVFKCSKAYTSQYLATYEAHHMAVYRVAWNLFHPDIFITCSADWTVKIWDHTKSTPMFTFDLGSPVGDVAWAPYSSTVFAAVTADGRVHVYDISINKYEPLCNQLVVTKKNTKLTHIAFNSKYNIIIVGDDHGQVNSLKLSPNLRKLPKEKKGAEQVKGPEVEIKKLDKILSLAG, from the exons ATGAAACTTGAATTTAAAAGACGA GTATCAAAAAAGCAGCAAAGAAAGAGTCAACAGGGTGTTGACGAATTCGAATCCAGTTTGCGTGAGGATATGGATGATTATGGTGTGCGTGCTGCTTTGAAACCTGAAGACCAACTTCAGTTGTCTGAGCAG GAGCTGAAGGAAGAGATTACTAGGGTTCTGACCTCCACCAATCCTCATGCCCCTCAAAACATTGTGAGGTATAATTTTAAA GATGGTCAGTACATACAAGTACCTCAAGTGGATCAAATGGCTATCCACTTTTGGCATGAAAGTTACATGCTTCCCCTTGATTCCGATGAAGCCAGAAGACAAATAGCTAGAGATGGTATTATGCAGCCTGAAG AGTTACAGGCGGAAGAACTTAACAAAGAG CCTGCAGCTGCTGTGAGAGAGAGTGATATTCAATTACCTCAAAAGAAAGTCACTAACCAGTTCAACTTTTGTGAGAGGTCTACCCAAACATATAATAACCCTCAGCGG GATAGGGGAAGCGTTACAGAGCCCCCTCCAAGGGCGAACTTTTCAGCTAACGTTACACAGTGGAGCATTTATGACGACTACATAGAAGATTTTGATAGACAGCAGGAGAAAAACAAAGATAAGAAGTTGTTAGGTGTGAGTCACAAGCAGGAAAATAAAGCGCACAAAAAGGTTATCCTTGGAGATACACAG ggAGATGAATTAAGTCGGTTTGCACAACCCCTTAAAATCGTTGAACGCATGATCAACCAGAACACACATGACGAGATCGCTCAGGATTTTAAGTACTATGAAGACCCTTCAGACGAGTTTAGAGACAACCAGGGTACCTTATTACCCCTGTGGtcattttcttttgaaaaagcAAGAAAACTTGCTGTAACGTCGTTGTGCTGGTCATCCCAATACAGTGATCTTTTTGCAGTTGGTCATGGGTCAT ATGATTTTTTGAAACAGTCCAACGGCCTTATTTGTGCATATACACTAAAAAATCCAAGTTACCCAGAATATTACCTTGAGACAGAATCAGGTGTACTCTCATTGGACTTACATCCATCACTGCCCTATATGCTTTGTGTTGGATTTTATGATGGAGCAGTTGGAGTTTATAGTATTTTACAACATAAAAATGGACCATTATATTTAAGTACAGCAAGAACTGGTAAACATACAGATCCTGTATGGGAAGTTCGCTGGCAACCGAATGATTCAGATGCAAATTTAAATTTCTTTTCTGTTAGTGCAGATGGGCGAGTTACATCATGGACACTGATTAAA AATGATATAGGTAAATTTGATGCAGTGATATTAAAGATGATAGCGAATTCTAAAGAAAGCATCGAACAATCTCGATTAATTACTCTAG ATTGTGGTACAGCATTCGATTTTCATCGTACTCAAAATCATATATTCCTTGTAGCAACAGAAGAGGGAATGGTGTTTAAATGTAGCAAGGCATATACATCTCAATATCTAGCCACTTATGAAGCTCATCATATGGCTGTTTATCGTGTAGCTTGGAATTTATTTCATCCTGATATATTTATTACATGTTCAGCCGATTGGACAGTTAAAATATGGGATCATACAAAAAG TACTCCAATGTTTACCTTTGATTTAGGCTCACCAGTAGGTGATGTTGCATGGGCACCTTATTCATCTACTGTATTTGCAGCAGTTACAGCTGATGGGCGTGTACATGTTTATGATATTTCAATTAACAAATATGAaccattatgtaatcaattagTGGTAACAAAAAAGAATACAAAATTGACGCATATTGCATTTAATtcaaaatataatataattattgttgGTGATGATCA TGGTCAAGTGAATAGCTTGAAGCTGTCACCAAATCTACGCAAATTACCAAag GAAAAGAAAGGTGCTGAACAAGTTAAAGGACCAGAAGTTGAAATTAAAAAGTTGGATAAAATCTTATCTTTGGCTGGCTGA